One Rosa chinensis cultivar Old Blush chromosome 5, RchiOBHm-V2, whole genome shotgun sequence genomic region harbors:
- the LOC112164639 gene encoding serine/threonine-protein phosphatase 6 regulatory subunit 3 isoform X2 yields the protein MFWRMAGLSTASPVETILDKDNFTLEELLDEDEIIQECKALNGRLINFLRERVQVEQLIRYIVEEAPEDAEKRRTFKFPFIACEIFTCEVDIILKTLVEDEELMNLLFSFLEPNHSHSTLLAGYFSKVVVCLLLRKAVPFLHYIQGHQDIVKKLVDLIGITSIMEVLIRLVGADEHMYSNYMEAMHWIQDTDVLEMIVDKFSSSDSPEVHANAAETLCAITRFAPPGLSSKISSPSFIGRLFRHALEDSRPKSVLVNSLSVCISLLDPRRPTLGTYHMYGRQMTHGSAVTANPETVVGMLESLGDLLKLLDVSSVDNTLLTTYGKLQPPLGKHRLKIVEFISVLLTVGSEAAEKELVSLGAVQRILDLFFKYPYNNFVHHHIENILVSCLESKNAPLVEHLLRGCDLVGKILQAEKNSTLSADSDKPTIPAEGRPAPRIGNIGHLTRISNKLIQLGNNNGEIEAYLQENSEWTDWQTNVLSKRNALENVYQWACGRPTALHDRNRDSDDDDYQDRDYDVAALANNLSQAFRYGLYSNDDLDEGQGSLERDDEDVYFDDESAEVVISSLRLGDDQESGSLFTNSNWFAFEDDRASSDRATGSLTSPSPDTMEANVTNGGGEDNVIVGEDDDLVDTATSSPEPGTKPEDSEVSVPNNSTEVGSSETDKPPEWVEWRETSDSGEPSDALPNGELQTVSPDAATSSPSCDPLQMLLEQRALKKQQPL from the exons ATGTTTTGGCGTATGGCCGGCTTGTCCACGGCGTCTCCG GTGGAGACGATTTTGGACAAGGATAATTTCACATTGGAAGAGCTtcttgatgaagatgagattattCAAGAATGCAAAGCTCTTAATGGGCGCCTAATCAATTT CTTGCGAGAAAGAGTCCAGGTGGAGCAACTCATTCGATATATTGTTGAAGAAGCTCCCGAGGATGCTGAAAAGAGGCGAACTTTCAA ATTTCCTTTTATTGCGTGTGAGATTTTTACTTGTGAAGTTGATATCATACTCAAAACATTGGTAGAGGATGAGGAG TTGATGAATTTGTTGTTCTCCTTTTTGGAACCAAATCATTCCCATAGCACACTCTTGGCTGGCTACTTCAGTAAG GTTGTTGTTTGCCTGCTGTTGCGTAAGGCAGTTCCTTTTCTGCACTATATTCAG GGTCATCAGGATATTGTCAAGAAGCTAGTTGACCTCATTGGAATAACATCAATCATGGAG GTTTTAATACGTCTGGTTGGTGCTGATGAACATATGTATTCAAACTATATGGAAGCAATGCACTGGATACAAGATACTGATGTGCTAGAGATGATTGTGGACAAGTTCAGCTCTTCA GATTCTCCTGAAGTGCATGCTAATGCAGCAGAGACGCTTTGTGCTATAACTAGGTTTGCTCCACCtggactttcttctaaaatctCCAGCCCAAG TTTCATAGGAAGATTGTTTCGGCATGCTTTGGAGGACTCTCGGCCAAAATCGGTTCTTGTTAACTCTTTGTCAGTATGTATCTCTTTGTTAGACCCTAGGAGGCCAACTTTGGGAACATATCATATGTATGGACGTCAAATGACTCATGGATCTGCAGTTACTGCCAACCCTGAGACTGTTGTTGGCATGTTGGAGAGCCTAG GTGATTTGCTGAAACTCTTGGATGTTTCATCAGTAGACAATACGTTGTTAACTACATATGGCAAGTTACAGCCACCTCTTGGAAAACATCGCTTAAAG ATTGTAGAGTTCATTTCGGTATTACTTACAGTCGGTAGTGAAGCTGCCGAGAAGGAATTGGTTAGTCTTGGAGCAGTGCAAAGAATTTTAGACTTGTTTTTCAA GTACCCGTATAACAACTTTGTGCATCACCACATAGAGAATATATTAGTGTCATGTTTGGAAAGCAAGAATGCTCCTCTTGTTGAGCATCTTCTTCGCGGATGTGATCTTGTTGGAAAAATACTTCAAGCAGAAAAGAATTCTACATTGTCAGCTGACTCGGACAAG CCAACTATTCCTGCTGAGGGTAGACCCGCACCCAGGATAGGGAATATTGGACATTTAACACGTATATCCAATAAACTCATTCAGCTGGGGAATAACAACGGCGAGATTGAGGCATATCTGCAG GAGAACAGCGAGTGGACTGATTGGCAGACAAATGTTCTATCGAAACGTAATGCACTGGAGAATGTCTATCAGTGGGCATGTGG GCGACCAACAGCCTTGCATGATCGAAATAGGgatagtgatgatgatgattaccAAGATAGAGATTATGACGTTGCAGCTCTCGCTAATAACTTGAGCCAGGCTTTTCGATATGGCCTTTACAGCAATGATGATTTAGATGAG ggCCAGGGTTCACTTGAACGAGATGATGAG GATGTATACTTTGATGATGAATCTGCTGAAGTTGTCATATCTTCACTGCGTCTTGGAGATGACCAGGAAAG TGGTTCTCTGTTTACAAATTCCAACTGGTTCGCATTTGAGGACGATAGGGCTTCCAGTGATCGTGCAACTGGATCCCTTACCTCTCCATCTCCTGATACCATGGAGGCTAATGTTACCAATGGTGGTGGTGAGGATAATGTCATTGTTGGTGAAGATGATGACTTGGTTGACACTGCAACATCTTCTCCAGAACCGGGAACAAAACCTGAAGATTCAGAAGTTAGCGTGCCCAACAATTCTACAGAAGTGGGATCCAGTGAAACTGATAAGCCACCGGAGTGGGTTGAATGGAGGGAAACTTCAGATTCTGGGGAACCATCTGATGCCCTACCTAATGGTGAACTTCAAACGGTATCTCCAGATGCAGCGACAAGTTCCCCATCCTGTGATCCATTG CAAATGCTGTTGGAACAAAGGGCACTCAAGAAGCAGCAGCCACTGTAG
- the LOC112168451 gene encoding U3 snoRNP-associated protein-like EMB2271 produces MNRNKKRGGGGGGGSAPKGGRGGAKKGKRQSFKEDPFFTNESKKRLKYDEDIRSDESSDDERNDAVGSGEEEEEEAAEEIIEETPGEKKLRLTKEYLKRLGEHERKKKEDEDDDSDDDSEKEGDRDSLVAKVLQQQQLQDSGRLRRSIASRVQKPEATDEFRILVKHRQSVTAVVLSDDDGRGFSASKDGAILHWDVDSGKKEKYQWPSDEVLKSHGVKDPLGRATKHSKQMLALAVSSDGRYLASGGLDRHIHLWDTRTRQHVQAFPGHRGPVSCLTFRQGSSELFSGSYDRTVKIWNAEDRTYINTLYGHQGEVLSMDCLRKERLLTVGHDRSMMLFKVPEESRLVFRAPACSLECCSFISNDEFLSGSDNGSVELWTMLRKKPVCIVKNAHPLLAAHKDVEQKDGDRVPNGHIESYDCSSTYSWISSVTSCRGSDLAASGAGNGFVRLWSIESESNAIQPLHSLPVVGFVNSLAIAKSGGFLVAGVGKEPRLGRWGLIPAAQNGVAIHTLKLSSDTNKL; encoded by the exons ATGAACAGAAACAAGAAGcgaggcggcggcggcgggggAGGCTCAGCTCCCAAGGGCGGAAGAGGAGGAGCCAAAAAAGGCAAGAGGCAGTCGTTCAAGGAAGACCCATTTTTCACCAACGAATCCAAGAAGCGGCTCAAATACGACGAGGACATTCGGAGCGACGAGTCGTCCGACGATGAACGAAACGACGCCGTCGGTAGtggcgaggaggaggaggaggaggcggctgAGGAGATTATAGAGGAGACTCCCGGGGAGAAGAAGCTGAGGCTGACGAAGGAGTATCTGAAGAGGCTTGGAGAGcatgagaggaagaagaaggaagacgAGGATGACGATAGCGATGACGACAGCGAGAAGGAAGGCGACAGAGACTCGCTTGTCGCCAAGGttttgcagcagcagcagctccaGGACAGCGGCCGCCTCCGCCGCTCCATTGCTTCTAG gGTTCAGAAGCCAGAAGCTACTGATGAGTTTCGGATATTAGTGAAGCATCGCCAATCTGTCACTGCAGTGGTTCTCTCTGATGATGATGGCAGAGGTTTTTCAGCATCTAAGGACGGCGCGATTTTGCATTGGGATGTAGATAGTGGGAAGAAAGAGAAGTATCAGTGGCCCAGTGACGAAGTATTGAAGTCCCACGGGGTCAAGGATCCACTAGGTAGAGCTACAAAGCATAGCAAACAAATGTTAGCCCTTGCAGTTAGTTCTGATGGTCGGTATTTGGCAAGTGGAGGATTAGATCGCCATATTCATTTGTGGGATACTCGTACCAGACAGCATGTTCAG GCTTTTCCGGGTCACAGGGGACCTGTATCATGTTTAACTTTCAGGCAAGGGAGTTCAGAACTCTTTTCTGGTTCATATGATCGAACAGTTAAGATATGGAATGCAGAAGACAGAACTTACATAAATACATTATATGGTCACCAAGGTGAAGTATTATCTATGGATTGCCTACGGAAAGAACGGCTTTTGactgttggacatgatcgaagCATGATGTTATTCAAG GTTCCAGAGGAGTCGCGTTTAGTATTCCGTGCCCCTGCATGCTCATTGGAGTGTTGTTCTTTTATTAGCAATGATGAATTCTTATCCGGCTCTGATAATGGAAGTGTTGAGCTTTGGACCATGCTGCGAAAGAAGCCTGTATGCATAGTTAAGAATGCTCATCCTTTGTTAGCTGCACACAAAGATGTTGAACAGAAGGATGGTGATAGAGTCCCCAATGGTCACATAG AAAGCTATGATTGTTCATCAACATATTCTTGGATCAGTTCAGTCACTTCTTGTCGAGGCAGTGACCTTGCCGCATCAGGAGCTGGTAATGGCTTTGTTCGTTTATGGTCTATTGAAAGTGAGAGCAATGCCATTCAGCCCTTACACAGTCTCCCCGTG GTTGGATTTGTTAATTCTTTAGCTATTGCAAAATCTGGAGGCTTTCTAGTTGCAGGAGTCGGAAAG GAACCGCGTCTGGGAAGGTGGGGACTTATCCCAGCTGCTCAGAATGGAGTTGCAATCCACACCCTTAAGCTTTCGTCAGATACAAATAAGCTTTAG
- the LOC112164639 gene encoding serine/threonine-protein phosphatase 6 regulatory subunit 3 isoform X1, translating into MFWRMAGLSTASPVETILDKDNFTLEELLDEDEIIQECKALNGRLINFLRERVQVEQLIRYIVEEAPEDAEKRRTFKFPFIACEIFTCEVDIILKTLVEDEELMNLLFSFLEPNHSHSTLLAGYFSKVVVCLLLRKAVPFLHYIQGHQDIVKKLVDLIGITSIMEVLIRLVGADEHMYSNYMEAMHWIQDTDVLEMIVDKFSSSDSPEVHANAAETLCAITRFAPPGLSSKISSPSFIGRLFRHALEDSRPKSVLVNSLSVCISLLDPRRPTLGTYHMYGRQMTHGSAVTANPETVVGMLESLGDLLKLLDVSSVDNTLLTTYGKLQPPLGKHRLKIVEFISVLLTVGSEAAEKELVSLGAVQRILDLFFKYPYNNFVHHHIENILVSCLESKNAPLVEHLLRGCDLVGKILQAEKNSTLSADSDKPTIPAEGRPAPRIGNIGHLTRISNKLIQLGNNNGEIEAYLQENSEWTDWQTNVLSKRNALENVYQWACGRPTALHDRNRDSDDDDYQDRDYDVAALANNLSQAFRYGLYSNDDLDEGQGSLERDDEDVYFDDESAEVVISSLRLGDDQESGSLFTNSNWFAFEDDRASSDRATGSLTSPSPDTMEANVTNGGGEDNVIVGEDDDLVDTATSSPEPGTKPEDSEVSVPNNSTEVGSSETDKPPEWVEWRETSDSGEPSDALPNGELQTVSPDAATSSPSCDPLVSKDEIDAGHQAEISAEKTSKPSELLESGNGNPSSDSTTSDTAANAVGTKGTQEAAATVGDKKDEKEGN; encoded by the exons ATGTTTTGGCGTATGGCCGGCTTGTCCACGGCGTCTCCG GTGGAGACGATTTTGGACAAGGATAATTTCACATTGGAAGAGCTtcttgatgaagatgagattattCAAGAATGCAAAGCTCTTAATGGGCGCCTAATCAATTT CTTGCGAGAAAGAGTCCAGGTGGAGCAACTCATTCGATATATTGTTGAAGAAGCTCCCGAGGATGCTGAAAAGAGGCGAACTTTCAA ATTTCCTTTTATTGCGTGTGAGATTTTTACTTGTGAAGTTGATATCATACTCAAAACATTGGTAGAGGATGAGGAG TTGATGAATTTGTTGTTCTCCTTTTTGGAACCAAATCATTCCCATAGCACACTCTTGGCTGGCTACTTCAGTAAG GTTGTTGTTTGCCTGCTGTTGCGTAAGGCAGTTCCTTTTCTGCACTATATTCAG GGTCATCAGGATATTGTCAAGAAGCTAGTTGACCTCATTGGAATAACATCAATCATGGAG GTTTTAATACGTCTGGTTGGTGCTGATGAACATATGTATTCAAACTATATGGAAGCAATGCACTGGATACAAGATACTGATGTGCTAGAGATGATTGTGGACAAGTTCAGCTCTTCA GATTCTCCTGAAGTGCATGCTAATGCAGCAGAGACGCTTTGTGCTATAACTAGGTTTGCTCCACCtggactttcttctaaaatctCCAGCCCAAG TTTCATAGGAAGATTGTTTCGGCATGCTTTGGAGGACTCTCGGCCAAAATCGGTTCTTGTTAACTCTTTGTCAGTATGTATCTCTTTGTTAGACCCTAGGAGGCCAACTTTGGGAACATATCATATGTATGGACGTCAAATGACTCATGGATCTGCAGTTACTGCCAACCCTGAGACTGTTGTTGGCATGTTGGAGAGCCTAG GTGATTTGCTGAAACTCTTGGATGTTTCATCAGTAGACAATACGTTGTTAACTACATATGGCAAGTTACAGCCACCTCTTGGAAAACATCGCTTAAAG ATTGTAGAGTTCATTTCGGTATTACTTACAGTCGGTAGTGAAGCTGCCGAGAAGGAATTGGTTAGTCTTGGAGCAGTGCAAAGAATTTTAGACTTGTTTTTCAA GTACCCGTATAACAACTTTGTGCATCACCACATAGAGAATATATTAGTGTCATGTTTGGAAAGCAAGAATGCTCCTCTTGTTGAGCATCTTCTTCGCGGATGTGATCTTGTTGGAAAAATACTTCAAGCAGAAAAGAATTCTACATTGTCAGCTGACTCGGACAAG CCAACTATTCCTGCTGAGGGTAGACCCGCACCCAGGATAGGGAATATTGGACATTTAACACGTATATCCAATAAACTCATTCAGCTGGGGAATAACAACGGCGAGATTGAGGCATATCTGCAG GAGAACAGCGAGTGGACTGATTGGCAGACAAATGTTCTATCGAAACGTAATGCACTGGAGAATGTCTATCAGTGGGCATGTGG GCGACCAACAGCCTTGCATGATCGAAATAGGgatagtgatgatgatgattaccAAGATAGAGATTATGACGTTGCAGCTCTCGCTAATAACTTGAGCCAGGCTTTTCGATATGGCCTTTACAGCAATGATGATTTAGATGAG ggCCAGGGTTCACTTGAACGAGATGATGAG GATGTATACTTTGATGATGAATCTGCTGAAGTTGTCATATCTTCACTGCGTCTTGGAGATGACCAGGAAAG TGGTTCTCTGTTTACAAATTCCAACTGGTTCGCATTTGAGGACGATAGGGCTTCCAGTGATCGTGCAACTGGATCCCTTACCTCTCCATCTCCTGATACCATGGAGGCTAATGTTACCAATGGTGGTGGTGAGGATAATGTCATTGTTGGTGAAGATGATGACTTGGTTGACACTGCAACATCTTCTCCAGAACCGGGAACAAAACCTGAAGATTCAGAAGTTAGCGTGCCCAACAATTCTACAGAAGTGGGATCCAGTGAAACTGATAAGCCACCGGAGTGGGTTGAATGGAGGGAAACTTCAGATTCTGGGGAACCATCTGATGCCCTACCTAATGGTGAACTTCAAACGGTATCTCCAGATGCAGCGACAAGTTCCCCATCCTGTGATCCATTGGTGAGTAAAGATGAAATTGATGCTGGACATCAAGCAGAAATATCAGCTGAGAAAACTTCAAAACCTTCTGAGCTTTTAGAATCTGGAAATGGGAATCCAAGTTCTGATTCAACCACTTCTGACACTGCAGCAAATGCTGTTGGAACAAAGGGCACTCAAGAAGCAGCAGCCACTGTAGGGGATAAAAAGGATGAAAAGGAAGGGAACTAA
- the LOC112201489 gene encoding uncharacterized protein LOC112201489 translates to MQGYNATRNRKSVRQLLEEHQPVPGTKLESLKAYAVHLGTQISKHLVKLILMLKSEGIPEMVLKIKNLESLFPFLLELFTCLGPAGYGVVYRKIITIISLADQELKTVQNSNQGNIADQVVTNWYASMTEAEIDDILDDCAEIIATLESNLSFPLLLFGIASPNLFSLEKTHFLPVENDLNGVHDIEGVDDVVGMEEVVEGMEELYNDQKDTPTLVRQVLEKMKGPIEQVWERLT, encoded by the coding sequence ATGCAAGGATATAATGCCACTAGAAATAGAAAGAGTGTAAGGCAATTGCTTGAAGAGCACCAGCCTGTGCCCGGAACAAAATTGGAGAGTCTAAAGGCGTATGCAGTTCATCTTGGGACTCAAATCTCTAAACATCTTGTCAAGCTCATACTGATGCTGAAGTCAGAAGGAATACCAGAAATGGTTCTAAAAATCAAGAACTTGGAGTCTCTGTTTCCTTTTTTACTGGAGTTGTTCACTTGCTTAGGTCCTGCTGGGTATGGAGTGGTTTACAGAAAGATAATTACAATCATAAGCCTAGCAGACCAAGAACTGAAGACGGTTCAAAATTCAAACCAAGGAAACATTGCTGATCAAGTTGTTACTAATTGGTATGCAAGCATGACAGAAGCAGAAATCGATGACATTCTCGATGACTGTGCAGAGATTATTGCAACATTGGAGTCTAATCTGAGCTTTCCACTGCTGTTGTTCGGCATAGCTTCTCCCAACTTATTTAGCCTGGAGAAAACCCACTTTTTACCGGTGGAGAACGATCTGAATGGCGTGCATGATATAGAGGGTGTGGATGATGTGGTGGGTATGGAAGAGGTGGTGGAAGGGATGGAGGAATTATACAATGATCAGAAGGATACTCCTACTTTAGTGAGGCAAGTTCTGGAGAAAATGAAAGGGCCCATAGAACAAGTGTGGGAGCGTTTGACATGA